A single region of the Halopiger xanaduensis SH-6 genome encodes:
- a CDS encoding aldo/keto reductase — protein sequence MEYTTLGSTGMEVSRLCLGCMSFGDPDWREWVLEEEEGTEIIDRAIDLGINFFDTANMYSKGESERILGNVLEGYDRDWPVVATKAYMEMDEDNPNASGLSRKAIEQELQNSLDRLGMDTVDLYQIHRWDDETPIEETMRALDDAVRRQQARYIGASSMWAHQFAESLHASDRLGLERFVTMQDHYNLVYREEEREMLPLCEKEGIGVMPWSPLARGYLARPAEEIDATARGESGDKLYEHPYREGGGQEINERVAELAAEKGVTMAQIALAWLLHKDWVDAPIIGTTSVEHLEQAVEALEVSLSESDQAYLEEPYEPVPVSGHE from the coding sequence ATGGAATACACGACGCTCGGTTCGACGGGGATGGAAGTCAGCCGGCTCTGTCTCGGCTGCATGAGCTTCGGCGATCCCGACTGGCGCGAGTGGGTCCTCGAAGAAGAGGAGGGAACGGAGATCATCGACCGCGCGATCGACCTCGGGATCAACTTCTTCGACACGGCGAACATGTACTCGAAGGGCGAATCCGAACGTATCCTCGGGAACGTCCTCGAGGGCTACGATCGCGACTGGCCCGTGGTCGCCACGAAGGCGTACATGGAGATGGACGAGGACAACCCGAACGCCAGCGGCCTCTCGCGGAAGGCGATCGAGCAGGAACTGCAGAACAGCCTCGACCGGCTGGGGATGGACACCGTCGACCTCTACCAGATCCACCGCTGGGACGACGAGACGCCGATCGAGGAGACGATGCGCGCGCTCGACGACGCCGTGCGGCGCCAGCAGGCGCGCTACATCGGCGCGTCCTCAATGTGGGCCCACCAGTTCGCCGAGTCGCTGCACGCGAGCGACCGGCTGGGCCTCGAGCGGTTCGTCACGATGCAGGATCACTACAACCTCGTCTACCGCGAGGAGGAACGCGAGATGCTGCCGCTGTGCGAGAAGGAAGGGATCGGCGTCATGCCCTGGAGCCCGCTCGCTCGCGGCTACCTCGCCCGGCCCGCCGAGGAGATCGACGCGACGGCTCGCGGCGAATCGGGCGACAAGCTGTACGAACACCCGTACCGCGAGGGCGGCGGGCAGGAGATCAACGAGCGCGTGGCCGAACTGGCCGCCGAGAAGGGCGTCACGATGGCGCAGATCGCGCTCGCGTGGCTGCTCCACAAGGACTGGGTCGACGCCCCCATCATCGGCACGACGAGCGTCGAACACTTAGAGCAGGCCGTCGAGGCGCTCGAGGTCTCGCTCTCCGAGAGCGACCAGGCGTATCTCGAGGAGCCCTACGAGCCGGTGCCGGTGTCGGGACACGAATAG
- a CDS encoding tripartite tricarboxylate transporter TctB family protein, with product MTGVTPPVLTFSAGDRTLEIDTGELLFPGLVLAFCLFYYWDTRALPDLSMLYAGPLLYATTALAVITLVQQAVSLDGSPDEDGDGLWTATAITDPKPETGTESEPGTASETTADRDAEATATDSPFTVRNAALLIGLTTAYVVVLEPVGFLIATVAYLAATLYLFGEESLFVLTFYSIGFAFLLWIVFIQWLRVPL from the coding sequence ATGACGGGAGTCACACCGCCGGTCCTCACTTTCTCGGCCGGCGACCGGACGCTCGAGATCGATACGGGTGAACTGTTGTTCCCGGGGCTCGTGCTGGCGTTTTGCCTGTTTTACTACTGGGATACCCGCGCGTTGCCGGACCTGTCCATGCTGTACGCGGGGCCGCTGCTGTACGCGACGACGGCGCTGGCCGTTATCACCCTCGTGCAGCAGGCGGTTTCGCTCGACGGATCGCCGGACGAGGACGGGGACGGCCTCTGGACGGCGACGGCTATTACCGATCCGAAGCCCGAAACCGGGACCGAATCCGAACCCGGGACTGCGTCGGAGACGACGGCCGATCGCGACGCCGAGGCGACCGCGACCGACTCGCCGTTTACCGTGCGGAACGCGGCGCTGCTGATCGGGTTGACGACCGCCTACGTCGTCGTCCTCGAGCCGGTCGGGTTCCTCATCGCCACCGTGGCCTACCTCGCGGCCACGCTGTACCTGTTCGGGGAGGAGAGCCTGTTCGTCCTGACGTTTTACTCGATCGGGTTCGCGTTCCTCCTCTGGATCGTGTTCATCCAGTGGCTACGGGTGCCGCTATGA
- a CDS encoding AAA domain-containing protein — protein MHVRGTVAGEVEVRSVSTSYGETDLAEVPLQLTAVDAAAAPDGGPESEPLAAAVSESDLDPDLDHEPTTVTLWNKWTKSAELLEPGMELLVTNAEQDEYQGETQYKTTGDSYVVVEPSFLVNVTAIRNWVECPRLYYLNKLSGVPLNYPVVKGTIVHEVFGDLLRGRDLEESIDARVDEHGLELGLLGESPDSVAEDVRENAGAIEGWLEQGRLTEDDSWRSEQLLISETFGIRGRADAIRRGAPVELKTGKNLKKEPRFKDKVQAACYALLLEEHGGDVDTGTLLYTKNSALDRNEETGDLTPAKDFSMGDGLLKFVVRLRNEIAAMEMSGDVPTGYEGSAKCEYCFEQDTCMVVSGRLDQESKAGQIGQALPDEELEYFERFYRAIEEERREVHREYAKLWEQDAQERADDDRALINLEFVEKRPLEGGRWELRARREGGATSKLREGDLVLASDGHPVRGQSELARIERLDDEIVLTADEPVEVTRLDVYPSELTTDRLLAALHDALLKGDERRKDVLFGRAEPEFEDIEETFIGNNARQNEAVTKAVGAKDCALIHGPPGTGKTYTIARAIRAMVERGERVLLSAFTNRAVDNALEALLEQLEGVIDEDRIVRVGSESGVRDDMEPYRLERAGDPEDRLAELQNAQVVAATTATCGSRIMKEQSFDAALVDEAAQLTEPGTCAAINLAERFVLVGDHEQLPPVVRAENDLSESLFERLVDLHPEAGVMLDRQYRMNQRIQAFASREFYDGKLRPAEPAVAARTLNDLEGVARADLPENLRDPVSFVDVEGDGSRYTDGEEAARIAELIEAYEAAGLERSEIGVIAPFRAQVSEISAHVPDDVAVDTVDRFQGSSQEVIIVSFTATGSLEGPIFEDYRRINVALTRPKRALVLVGDSNALATDPVYGRMLEWARQ, from the coding sequence GTGCACGTACGCGGAACCGTCGCGGGCGAGGTCGAAGTGCGATCGGTGTCGACGAGCTACGGCGAGACCGATCTGGCGGAAGTGCCGCTGCAGCTGACGGCGGTCGATGCAGCGGCTGCGCCCGACGGCGGCCCCGAAAGCGAGCCGCTCGCGGCTGCCGTCTCCGAATCCGACCTCGACCCCGATCTCGACCACGAGCCGACGACGGTGACGCTCTGGAACAAGTGGACCAAATCGGCCGAACTCCTCGAGCCCGGGATGGAACTGCTCGTCACGAACGCGGAGCAGGACGAGTATCAGGGCGAGACGCAGTACAAGACGACCGGCGACTCCTACGTCGTCGTCGAGCCCTCGTTTCTGGTGAACGTGACGGCGATCCGCAACTGGGTGGAGTGTCCGCGCCTCTACTACCTGAACAAGCTCTCCGGCGTTCCGCTGAACTACCCCGTCGTGAAGGGGACCATCGTCCACGAGGTCTTCGGCGACCTCCTGCGCGGGCGCGACCTCGAGGAGTCGATCGACGCTCGCGTCGACGAGCACGGCCTCGAGCTCGGACTGCTGGGGGAATCCCCCGACTCGGTCGCCGAGGACGTCCGCGAGAACGCCGGCGCGATCGAGGGGTGGCTCGAGCAGGGTCGCCTGACCGAGGACGACTCGTGGCGCTCCGAACAGTTGCTCATCAGCGAGACCTTCGGGATCCGCGGCCGCGCCGACGCCATCCGCCGGGGCGCACCGGTTGAACTCAAGACCGGGAAGAACCTCAAGAAGGAGCCGCGGTTCAAGGACAAGGTGCAGGCCGCCTGCTACGCGCTCTTACTCGAGGAACACGGCGGCGACGTCGACACCGGCACCTTGCTGTACACCAAGAACTCGGCGCTGGACCGCAACGAGGAGACCGGCGATCTCACTCCCGCCAAGGACTTCTCGATGGGCGACGGCCTGCTGAAGTTCGTCGTCCGCCTGCGCAACGAGATCGCCGCGATGGAGATGAGCGGCGACGTTCCGACCGGCTACGAGGGATCGGCCAAGTGCGAGTACTGCTTCGAGCAGGACACCTGCATGGTCGTCTCCGGCCGCCTCGATCAGGAGTCCAAGGCCGGCCAGATCGGCCAGGCGCTGCCCGACGAGGAACTCGAGTACTTCGAGCGCTTCTACCGGGCGATCGAGGAGGAGCGCCGGGAAGTTCACCGCGAGTACGCCAAGCTCTGGGAGCAAGATGCCCAGGAGCGGGCCGACGACGACCGCGCGCTGATCAACCTCGAGTTCGTCGAGAAGCGGCCCCTCGAGGGCGGACGCTGGGAACTCCGCGCGCGCCGCGAAGGCGGGGCGACCTCGAAGCTCCGGGAGGGAGACCTCGTCCTCGCCAGCGACGGCCACCCGGTCCGCGGCCAGTCGGAACTCGCTCGCATCGAGCGCTTGGACGACGAGATTGTTCTGACGGCGGACGAGCCCGTGGAAGTCACGCGGCTGGACGTCTACCCCTCCGAACTCACCACGGATCGGCTGCTCGCCGCCCTGCACGACGCGCTCCTGAAGGGCGACGAGCGCCGGAAGGACGTCCTGTTCGGCCGCGCGGAGCCGGAGTTCGAGGATATCGAGGAGACGTTCATCGGAAACAACGCGCGCCAGAACGAGGCCGTGACGAAGGCCGTCGGCGCGAAAGATTGTGCGCTAATCCACGGCCCGCCCGGGACCGGCAAGACCTACACCATCGCCCGTGCCATCCGCGCGATGGTCGAGCGCGGCGAGCGCGTCCTGCTCTCGGCCTTCACGAACCGCGCGGTCGACAACGCCCTGGAAGCGCTGCTCGAGCAACTCGAGGGCGTCATCGACGAAGATCGGATCGTTCGCGTCGGCTCCGAGAGCGGCGTCCGCGACGACATGGAGCCCTACCGCCTCGAGCGGGCGGGCGACCCCGAAGACCGGCTCGCGGAGTTGCAGAACGCGCAGGTGGTCGCCGCGACGACGGCGACCTGCGGCTCCCGCATCATGAAGGAACAGTCGTTCGACGCGGCGCTGGTCGACGAGGCCGCCCAGCTGACCGAACCCGGAACCTGTGCGGCGATCAACCTCGCCGAGCGGTTCGTTCTCGTCGGCGACCACGAGCAGCTGCCGCCCGTCGTACGGGCCGAAAACGACCTTTCCGAGTCGCTGTTCGAGCGGCTCGTCGACCTCCACCCCGAGGCCGGCGTGATGCTCGACCGCCAGTACCGGATGAACCAGCGCATCCAGGCCTTCGCCTCGAGGGAGTTCTACGACGGAAAACTGCGCCCCGCCGAACCCGCGGTCGCGGCCCGAACGCTGAACGACCTCGAGGGCGTCGCCCGCGCCGACCTGCCCGAAAATCTGCGGGACCCCGTCTCGTTCGTCGACGTCGAGGGTGACGGGAGTCGGTACACCGACGGTGAGGAAGCCGCCCGCATCGCCGAGTTGATCGAGGCCTACGAGGCCGCCGGCCTCGAGCGCTCGGAGATCGGCGTCATCGCGCCGTTCCGGGCGCAGGTGTCAGAGATTTCGGCGCACGTCCCCGACGACGTGGCCGTCGACACCGTCGACCGCTTCCAGGGCTCGAGCCAGGAGGTCATCATCGTCTCGTTCACCGCGACGGGCTCGCTCGAGGGGCCGATCTTCGAGGACTACCGACGGATCAACGTCGCGCTCACGCGTCCGAAGCGAGCGCTCGTGCTCGTCGGTGATTCGAACGCGCTCGCGACCGATCCCGTTTACGGGCGGATGCTCGAGTGGGCGCGTCAGTGA
- a CDS encoding SPW repeat protein codes for MSDSNDDGDRRTGSEPGASDPGGPKNRAEDASADIDSGTGVGDNPNDRDPRDESTRIVSENRRRNTPLISAIIAVLGAWTALSVLVFESGEAATWNNVLVGIAVVAAAGYNYYRLHNDIPLSAGVASLVGVLGIWLIISAALLEMAGGLFWSTLATGLLVAGLAGYNAYEAREARTVATEPETGA; via the coding sequence ATGAGCGACTCGAACGACGACGGTGACCGGCGGACGGGATCGGAACCGGGTGCGAGCGACCCGGGCGGCCCGAAAAACCGCGCGGAGGACGCGTCGGCCGATATCGACTCCGGCACCGGCGTCGGCGACAATCCCAACGACCGCGATCCTCGCGACGAGTCCACGCGGATCGTCAGCGAGAATCGACGCCGCAACACGCCGCTCATCAGCGCGATCATCGCCGTCCTCGGCGCGTGGACGGCTCTCTCGGTGCTGGTTTTCGAATCCGGGGAAGCCGCCACGTGGAACAACGTCCTGGTCGGCATCGCCGTCGTCGCCGCCGCCGGCTACAACTACTACCGCCTCCACAACGACATCCCGCTGAGCGCCGGGGTCGCATCGCTGGTGGGGGTGCTGGGCATCTGGCTGATCATCTCCGCGGCGCTGCTCGAGATGGCCGGCGGCCTGTTCTGGAGCACGCTCGCCACGGGGCTGCTCGTCGCCGGGCTCGCGGGGTACAACGCCTACGAAGCCCGCGAGGCGAGAACGGTCGCGACGGAGCCGGAGACGGGTGCGTGA
- a CDS encoding Bug family tripartite tricarboxylate transporter substrate binding protein — protein MTLKNTSRREFIAAGATGLAGTAAYTAQASGLMGTFDETRITAIVPWSQGGGTDRSIRVTTPTWSELLDIDFAVENHPGGSTQVGGEELYNSEADGFTLAMWNMPQMQATWLFQNAPYRIEDFDYLGTHHWDPTMWFAPPGSPYEDLEGFVDYARENGATVGITAAIGNTALSALLVEETFDLDLTIVNMEGGSGVRQAVLAGDIDAGVNQPWAFNPDYVDDVISLGSHTAEQQELWPGAPAFGEFGLEEIPLVEEGLGQWKLVVLPGGVREQHPDRFESLSETYAAVFEDEAFQARTEEQGGLDKIIDYRGPDETKQEVEATAEFMEEYSDVIENFIYDR, from the coding sequence ATGACACTAAAAAACACGAGCCGACGGGAGTTTATCGCAGCGGGGGCCACCGGTCTGGCGGGGACGGCGGCGTACACCGCCCAGGCGAGCGGCCTCATGGGAACGTTCGACGAAACGCGAATTACGGCGATCGTCCCGTGGTCCCAGGGCGGCGGGACCGACCGGTCGATACGGGTCACGACGCCGACGTGGTCCGAGTTGCTGGACATCGACTTCGCCGTCGAGAACCATCCGGGCGGATCGACGCAGGTCGGGGGCGAGGAGCTGTACAATTCCGAGGCGGACGGGTTCACGCTCGCGATGTGGAACATGCCCCAGATGCAGGCGACGTGGCTGTTCCAGAACGCTCCCTACCGGATCGAGGACTTCGACTACCTCGGCACCCACCACTGGGATCCGACGATGTGGTTCGCGCCGCCGGGCAGCCCGTACGAAGACCTGGAGGGGTTCGTCGACTACGCCCGCGAAAACGGGGCCACCGTCGGTATCACGGCGGCGATCGGGAACACGGCGCTGTCGGCGCTGCTCGTCGAGGAGACGTTCGACCTCGATCTGACGATCGTCAACATGGAGGGCGGCTCGGGCGTCCGACAGGCCGTCCTCGCCGGCGACATCGACGCCGGCGTCAACCAGCCCTGGGCGTTCAATCCCGACTACGTCGACGACGTGATCTCGCTCGGGTCCCACACCGCTGAGCAGCAGGAGCTGTGGCCGGGCGCGCCGGCGTTCGGCGAATTCGGCCTCGAAGAGATCCCGCTGGTCGAGGAGGGGCTCGGGCAGTGGAAGCTCGTCGTGTTACCCGGCGGGGTCCGCGAGCAGCATCCGGATCGGTTCGAGTCGCTCTCGGAGACCTACGCCGCGGTGTTCGAGGACGAGGCGTTCCAGGCCCGGACCGAAGAACAGGGCGGCCTCGATAAGATCATCGACTACCGCGGGCCCGACGAGACGAAACAGGAGGTCGAGGCGACCGCCGAGTTCATGGAAGAGTACTCCGACGTCATCGAAAACTTCATCTACGACCGATAG